In the Bacteroidales bacterium genome, one interval contains:
- a CDS encoding DNA adenine methylase — MSNIIAKPFLKWAGGKTQLIEQIKEKIPNNLYNEPFTYIEPFVGSGAVLFWVLEQFPNLERAIINDINDDLTNCYITIKKDVENLITILTKWENEYHLISENEENKKKYYYDKRNQFNKRTSQQTTQSALFIFLNRTCFNGLFRVNRKNEFNVPIGSYKKPQICNTRNLRAVSFILQRVEILNGDYSETLSYANGNTFYYFDPPYKALNETSSFNSYAKDEFDDAEQIRLKEFCDTLNILNHQWILSNSDVKGKDPNNNFFDDLYSNFNIYRVNARRNINANPKKRGKLTELLIKN; from the coding sequence ATGAGTAATATTATAGCAAAACCTTTTTTAAAGTGGGCAGGAGGTAAAACACAATTAATTGAACAAATTAAAGAAAAAATACCTAACAATCTTTATAATGAACCTTTTACATATATTGAACCCTTTGTAGGAAGTGGGGCAGTATTATTTTGGGTGTTAGAGCAATTTCCAAACTTAGAAAGAGCAATTATAAATGACATAAACGATGATTTAACAAATTGCTATATCACAATAAAAAAAGATGTTGAAAATTTAATAACTATACTTACAAAATGGGAAAATGAATATCATTTAATTTCAGAAAATGAAGAAAACAAGAAAAAATACTATTACGATAAAAGAAATCAATTTAACAAAAGAACCTCACAACAAACAACCCAAAGTGCTTTATTTATTTTCTTAAATAGAACTTGTTTCAATGGTTTGTTCCGAGTTAACAGAAAAAATGAATTTAACGTTCCAATAGGGAGTTATAAAAAACCACAAATTTGTAATACAAGGAATTTAAGAGCTGTTTCTTTTATACTGCAAAGAGTTGAAATATTGAATGGTGATTATTCGGAAACTTTATCCTATGCGAATGGAAATACATTTTACTATTTTGACCCACCATACAAAGCACTAAATGAAACGTCAAGCTTTAATTCTTATGCAAAAGATGAATTTGATGATGCAGAACAAATTCGTCTGAAAGAATTTTGCGATACTTTAAACATATTGAATCATCAATGGATATTGAGTAATTCAGATGTAAAAGGAAAAGATCCCAATAACAATTTTTTTGATGATTTATATTCCAATTTTAATATTTATCGTGTTAATGCTCGTAGAAATATTAACGCAAACCCTAAAAAAAGAGGAAAACTTACAGAACTTTTAATTAAAAACTAA